The following DNA comes from Maylandia zebra isolate NMK-2024a linkage group LG6, Mzebra_GT3a, whole genome shotgun sequence.
AgcttccttttctttatttctggaGAGAACTCTTCATCACCTGAATCAGTCAGACCTGTTTCACATGTTTGCCCCTTGTTCATCAGTTCCTCGGACAAGACGAGCTTGAACTCCAGGTACTTGGAGGGGATCTTCTCAGCTCGTTTCAAGACCTCGTAGTCTTGTCAGTACTGAAGCAGGGAATTGATAAAGGCCAAATCAATGCGATTGTAGTATGGTGCGAACAGTCCACTTCTTGGTCCGGCAAGATATTCTGAGAAGAAGCTAAGTATGTGATCACATAGGTCAACCCCTCCTATGTTGATATTATATTCTGCAACCATTGCAGGTCTTGGGACTTGGATTTGCCTCTATTCTTCTTTTGACCATCTGGCATAGATATCTTGGGGCTAAATTCCATGAGCAGTGTCATGACAAGAGGCTTGTTGTCAATCCATTTGGCAACTGCTATTTCATCAGGTCTCTATACAATCATTTCTGATGGCCCTTTTGTTCTCAGGATGACGTCAGCGTTGAGGTGGCACTCTTTTGGGatttaaatcttttaaattGTTCCAATACCAAGTACGGATGGGTACTGGTATCcggtgccataatggcaccggttctgacataaacggtagtaaccagaccaaaaagcagtgcacatttcggtgcttttttttttcctgagatgtcatacactttggattctagccaatcattttacctttgcaagggtacgtacgttcttttagagcagagctacagatgcccaaggcgaagcagtcaaaagtctggctgtacttcacagcaaaagatgcaaactcagcagcctgcaacaagtgctttaaggtgatactgggatactgtgcaaaggaggtaacaccttgaATCTGACGACGAACCTGGTGacacatagcgtttttttaaaagccgagaaatgcaccaaGTTAGCActtcccccaagaacccgaagagtagagtcctggcccctagccctgccagtgtagcagaaatgatgacgggtGATGATGACAGCAGCAACCGTTCTtttctgcgtgagtagcttaatgttattcgtgtgtaatttacgttgagtagactaaccacattattacattaatgcatgtaaggtaaactagcaaacaccatcgtagttacatgcggctgtcatcttgtttgatggcagatgctcccttcacccctggccaaaaaggctaaaatgaccaaagaaaaagtggaaaacagctaaacaatgagaggtttttggacaaagtttgtgttttttccattgtttaagcactgcgtccagccaagagtgataccatatatcccctatagctgcagaaaaggctaacattgttatctttttacaaaaaaacagctaaacatgagaggtttttggacaaagtttgtgttctccattctttaagcaccggtttgagcaccgtttaggCACCGGTACTGTTTCAAAAGTACTGGTTTGGTTTGGTTGGGTATCTAATAAAACCTAAATGATACCCGTCCCTAGTACCAAGCAGACCTCTTCTTGAAGAGCATCCAGAAGAATGACGGTAAAATACATATCAAAGTAAACCAGTGATCCTCTGGGAAGTGTCGCTCAGACTGCATTTCCACTTATTCCCATCTGTTGGACTTCAGTGAAGCTGTTCTTTCCACCTGGACTTCCACGAATGAACACCTTTAATCCTGTTTGATTTGGCTTCCCAGGCAGAAACTGGCAAACTGGACAACAgccagtaaataaaacaatgtgtTCATCAAAACAAATCATTGTTGGCCTATGTAGGTTGGGGCAACCTTTTGAGGACTCTCTTTAGAATTGGTCAGACTTTCACAAGggatgctttttcttttcattttttgggATATCCAGATATCCAAACACAATTCACCAGAATTaacatattaaatatttttccagATATCTAAGATAGCGTAAAAGTTCTAAGTGAACTATCTTTAGAAGATAATTCAATTTACTCTAATACATTTCTGCATGTTACCTATACATTTTTTATTCAAAATCAAAAATTCCAGATCcctacatgttggttttggTCCAGATAGGATGATGGCATGGTTCAGCTGACCCTGGGCCTTTTTCCATTACTCCTGGCCCTGCTTCTTATTATGCATTttatggaagaaagaaaggaaaagccACACCCtcacacatgtgacatcatttTAAGGGGACATCAGGACTTAGCAGTGGTATGTATAGTATGAGAGAGacaagcaaaaaaattaatttgcACTATAGTGCACAAAAAGAATTACATAGGAAGCTATATTtattgcagtgtaactaagggaagattcagggtcacctgatccagccctaactatatatGTTgaatttgtattgttgattgtcatttatgcttagaaatatctactcatatatgcttagagttttataatcaATGTCATGTTGGTACAGGTTTGATCCTTAATAGTCTGCAAAgactttgtgtgcattccagggtgttctggcatgcacacacaacttaaggtcaggagagaggttaTATctgctcttactgatttatggtatagGAGGACACCTACACTGTAAACCCGAATCAGTTGACTGAACTTAAAACATTTGTGGAAACTGATTACCTCAAAAGTTTTAAGTACACAAACTCATCTTTTCTAAGTATGGGGTACtcaaaatttgtatttattgttaacttaaaaattttaaattatatttttattttattaattgagCTTTACTTAAAAACTATAtactttaattttaatatttttgtgttttttgtagtttactATTTTGATCCAACACAATGCAATTATATTACAAACTAAACGCAAATTATatgattattaattaaaagatatttattattaaatgtttGAGTGTAGACTAGTAAAAAAAATTAGAGAAATTCATttactttacattttgtttatttaacattttttatggaaatgtaaaaacatCACTTAGTGTTTTTATAAAACCACTAACATGGACATTGGCACCATAAAGTGAGCATTATAAATTCAATGTAGAACATGTATCTTTTTATAAAATCACAAAGGACAACATCAGTCCTAATTGCATCTTTCTCAAAATacataaattcaaaataaaaagtcaaatacTAATCActtttgtttgaaaaagaaatgaaaaacaattttatAAAATGGGTACAAATAAAGATGATTATCTTCCAAATAACCAGAGCAAAGTTAGGTAAACTGATGGAGTTAAATCCACCCAAAGTCTGTAGTAAACTTAAAGTGCTTTAAATAAAGTGCTTAAAACGAAGTGCTCAGTAACAGAGTGCATGTCCTAACAAACATTGCCTTATATTCCTTCCAGAACTACTCTCTCAGCAACAAATCATTTTTAAGAGCATGTAGGCAGGGTTTCAGAGGTTTGCCGTCAACAAGCCCCATGAAGATTTTTTGGACAAAGGTAAATGTGTGAACGAGCTTCCTGGGGTAGTCTAAATGCAGAGCATAGATCAAGCCAAACAATAAGGCAAATGCATCTGCAAATCTGGGAATATCACGCATCACCAAGTCGCCTTCCACCACAATGGCCATGCTTGAGGAAGTAAAATGGACTGGACTGGTCTGGGAAGCGCCGTCGGTAACCACTGTGAGAAGGGCAACTGGAGTGTCAATGAGGGTCGACTCATCCAATGTGTCCGCCTGGAATAGACACAGTATCAATAAGTAAGGTTGGTTTGAGAGAATGTGACAAGCAAGACCTGTAATCTAGCAAAAAATTCAGCAGTGTAGTGGGTTACTTTGTAACGGGTTAGGGTACTCtacttttttgaaaaatgtacatTAACGCGTTAGCTTCTTGCATTACATAATTAgtatgtttgttatttttctaaaaaaaaaaaaaaaagaagtcaatttttattttatgactttatctcaaaaagaaactaaatctTGACTTCAGCCTTGTTTTTGGGGCCACCTGCAGCGTAGCCGAAGTGCTGTGATACGCCTGTGCCCTGCTCctgaccctgtgtgtgtgtgtgagggtttTCTAAAGAGAGGGTATTTTGCTTGTACAATTTGGTAGCTCCTAGGgtattaaattgtatttaaaaaaatccatggTGTTTTATCTCACTGGCAGAATTTAAGTGATGCAAAAATACACTTACATTACATGTCTTAAAGAATTCTGGGTCCTCCTCCCGCAGGTATACAGGAAGGGCACGAAGCACTGCAGTGCGTTTCACGTTGATATCAGGCGCCTcctaaaaagggaaaataaaagtTCATTGAACACAAAGTTTTCAGGTGTCATCCTTTTGGGGAGAATACATGTTTATGAAACTGCATGACATGTGACTCTACATAATTTTGGAGACATTTCTTCTAAGACACAACCTTTCTGTCTCTTATGACAAAGAGTCTGTATCTTACTCATTTGACAAAAATCCTACAcagtattttaaagtaacatacCAGATCAGAGCTGTAATCTGTATAAAACACAGATGTTCAAAGCAAGGAAAAATTGAGTTTTTATCAGTGAaacttttaatttgtgttaattttatcaTTATCAATATTCACCTGAAGATCATAATGATTCAGGATGGTTCGCAGAGCCTCTGATATCTTGCCAGTCCGTGCAGCCTTCTGTCTGTATAGAGCCATAAGTCGTGGTGTGTGTCTGTCAAGTTCAGCGTAGAACTGGTTCCGCAGGTTAATGTTTGTGACTCGGTGGAACTCCGcacaaatctaaaataaaacaggacaaaaaCATCCAACATCAAGCCAAATTACTGACCAAATTTACATCTTATCATTAAAGAGGAATTGCCCAACTTCTGTCTAACCTTGCTTTATAGATGTcctatgaatttttttttctttaaattggaCCCGAACCACAAGCACAAGTGTATCACAAAgctgaaatatatttttgtttgttatctattatttatttatgtgttatttatttattatctgaATCTGAAGAGATCTGCTGAACTTGCATTGTTTCATGTtaaactgaagaagaaaaaaaaaatcaaagcacaGATACCTGAGAGTCAAATCGCAGAGCAGGCCATTTCTCTAAGAAGTTCTTTACCATTGGGTTGTCTTGAACAATTTCATGGCGACGAAGTGCAAAGGTAGTCTGCATCAGTTTTTCAATCATTACTTTGTTGGGCTCAGTCTTCTCAACCTCATTTTTTATCTGGACTCTCATATCCTCCAAACTGACC
Coding sequences within:
- the LOC143419025 gene encoding uncharacterized protein LOC143419025, whose translation is MAVSQKFLLRVHLTTDVVVKVSLTKWPESVEELITILREKLNPRLDFEFTLQYEDPDFDGQLTCLLDIQELLEKGTLKVVRSESDVSSCASSDTDILPHVPLAQRLKCWPDTFPVPTFSYEVEHLLEEGNRAFEMSGKHLKLTRAQKHNILETMASVMHTFKAYPSDGDVGLAAEALVTTHPCLKEPGSRNGSYGWKTSLKFKMGNYRTMLARSGCVEVSVNAGRRSVNNPEGEHPHSNIKRARRAEVNYLPNFPRGEDQVSLEDMRVQIKNEVEKTEPNKVMIEKLMQTTFALRRHEIVQDNPMVKNFLEKWPALRFDSQICAEFHRVTNINLRNQFYAELDRHTPRLMALYRQKAARTGKISEALRTILNHYDLQEAPDINVKRTAVLRALPVYLREEDPEFFKTCNADTLDESTLIDTPVALLTVVTDGASQTSPVHFTSSSMAIVVEGDLVMRDIPRFADAFALLFGLIYALHLDYPRKLVHTFTFVQKIFMGLVDGKPLKPCLHALKNDLLLRE